In Beijerinckia indica subsp. indica ATCC 9039, the genomic window GTTTTATCGACAAGTTATCGCGATTTCCCTCTCAAGATCCTGTTTCCGGCAGGTCCGAAAAAGGGGAGCAATGGAGCAATAATCTCGGGCCGCATTCTTGACCACCGTGAAAGGGTATCCTTGAGGAATGGTCTTGTATTGACTAGAGCCGGGATATGAGTTTGGCCCCGTAAGGCCAGGATCAAGAACGAGTGTTGCAGATATACACTGGTCGAAACCGGCTGGAGTGCCCATAGTGGCTCTGCAACGAATCTGTGCATCAGAGTGCTTGAAGTGTCTTTTTGCAAATCCCTGCGAGCCGCGCTCCTTCTTTTCCTCGGGACGCAAGCCTCGATGGCCGCGGATCTGACCCCTCCAAAAGCGGCGACTCCGAAAGTGACGACGCAGGAGGCGCCGGAAAGTTGGTATGTCACCTTGGGCCTTGGCCCAGAAATGGTGCCTTCCTTTCCCGGTTCAAAGGGATTTCGAGCGGTTCCGACAGCCCATTTCGGTTGGGGCAAGTCCGATCCTTTCTACGCGCCCGATGACGGTTTCGATATCGCGCTGCTCGATCTCGGCTGGCTCCGGGCTGGCCCGGATGCCCGCTTGCGTGAATCCCGGACGCTGGGCAATGGCAACGCCAATTTCTATGGCTTGCACAATATCGACTGGACGTTCGAAATTGGCGGATTCACCGAGGTGTGGCTTGCTGATTTCTTGCGCACCCGCTTGGAATTGCGTCAGGGCGTGAATGGCCATAAGGGCCTGGTCGGCGACGTCATGATCGATTACGTCTATCGCCAGGGCCCGTGGACCTTCTCTATCGGTCCACGCATGGCCTTGGGCAATAATACCTTCATGAAGGCCTTCTTCTCTGTGACGCCCCAGGAAGCCGCGCTGAACGGACGCGTCTATCCTTATAATGCGTATGGCGGCATGACCTCGTTCGGTGCTCTCACATCCATCAAATATCAGTTCAACGAGGCCTGGAGTTTCAATCTGTTCGGCGGCTATCAGCGCCTGATGGAGAGCGCGGCGGAAAGCCCAATCCCCAATCGGCTCGGATCCAGCAACCAATATACGGTTGGCGGCATCATCGCCTATACGTTTGATCTCAAACAAGCGACCCATGCCATCGGGCTCGATTTCTAGGCATCGACCCTAAATGGAAATATCCCGCAGAGGGAATCTTGCGCGTTCTCAAAACGCTAGAGCCTATTTCAGATTCTGATCCTGGTTTAACGGATTGGCTCTAGCGCCTAAATCCCAAAAGAACATCTTATCCGCAGCTTAAGACGCCGCGGAAGCGGCATCGGCGGCATCGATCTGATTGAGACAATCGACGATGGCCTCGAAGGTCAGAAGCGTGGACGTGTGCCGGGCCTTGAAATCACGGACTGGTTCGAGCACCGCGAAATCAGCCCATCGTCCCTCTGGCGGCGCGCCATTGGCTTTGAGCATGGCCCGCATGGTCTCCCGCAGGGCTCGCAATTCCGGCCCCGTCGAGCCGATCACATGACGCGCCATAATGGAAGCCGCCGCCTGGCTCAAAGCGCAGGCTTTGACGTCATGGGCGAAATCGACCACCTTGCCATCCTGCATCTTGAGATCAACGATGATCGTGGAACCGCAGAGCTTGGAATGAGCCTTGGCGCTGGCGTCCGGTTTTTCGAGTCGTCCGAGCCGTGGTATGTTCCCTGCTAGATCAAGGATCTGTTGGTTGTAAAGATTGGTCAGCATCGATTCCGCTTCGGTTCGGGTGACGGCCAAGATAACATCCTATATAGGGATGGGGAGCTTGGCGAACGAGGTCCCGATTTTTGGTTTGAAGCTCTAGCAAATATTATCCCAGGTACGCATCTCTAGCCCGTAACGGTGCCTGGGCCAAAAGCAGCAGCGGGCTTTTCCTCTTAACTTATCGGGAGGCGCCACATGGATGACGTGGTTAAGTCCTTACTCCAAAGAACGACTTCTTCCTTGACCAAACCTGCTCCTGCCCGTCCCTCTCGCGAAGAGGCCGAGGCCGCCGTCGAAGTGCTGTTGCGCTGGACGGGCGATGATCCATCCCGCGAGGGTTTGCGCGATACGCCAAAGCGCGTCGTCAAGGCTTTCGAGGAATTCTTCTCCGGCTATAACGCCGACGCGTCCGATGTCCTTTCGCGCGTCTTCGAGGAGGTGCACGGCTACGACAATATGGTGCTCGTGCGGGACATTCCTTTCTCGTCCCACTGCGAGCATCATATGGTGCCCTTCTTCGGGGTCGCCCATATCGGCTATTATCCTTCGGAAGCCGGTGTGATCGGGCTTTCGAAGCTCGCCCGCCTGGTCGATATTTTCGCCAAGAGATTGCAGACTCAAGAGGCTTTGACCGCTCAGATTATTGGGGCGATCGACGAGCATTTGCAGCCCCGCGGCTGCGCCATTATGCTTGAGGCGGAACATATGTGCATGTCGATGCGCGGAGTGCAAAAACACGGCACATCTACGCTCACAACGCAATTTACAGGTGTTTTCAAAAACGATCCGGCCGAGCAGGTTCGCTTCTTCGGCATGGTCCGCAACCCGAAGAGTTGACAGCTAGAGCCTCAACCTCGAACATCCGTTTTTGGTTAACGCTCTCTTCGAAAATGTATCAAATCGATCCCACAAATGGGATCGATTTCGGTTTGACACTTCGCTGCGAGTCTCGATTTATGGGCTTTCAGCTAATTTTACGCCCATGAAAGAAACGTCCAGCCTCGTATATTTACTTTTGTTATTGATTTTTCTTAAAAAGACAAGGTTAAGCGAGCCACTAGAGGTGGCTGTATTTTCACGTGGATTCGTCAAGTGACCAATCAGCCGGAATCCCAATTGCTGCTCAGGCGCAAGCGTTGTGATATTGATATCGGAAACATGCTCTGGACATTGATTTGCGAAGTTGATTGAATAAACACACGTTCCGAGCCCATGCACCTCGAAATTTGGCAATGAAGCAGGCGGGTCCGAGAGTTCAAGGCTTGAAAGGGAAGGAATAATTTGAAGATAGGCCTCTTCTGCTGAATGGTTCACTACGCTTACACTCGCATAGACTATTTTAGAGTGTGGATCGAATACGAACTCCCTGACCGTAAATTGGAGACTGGATCGCTCGGCCTGTGGCATTGGAGTCTGATCTGAAATTGAGGCTTCGGCCACCTGCACGTATTTGGCAGGCGCGCATGGACCCGATACAGCAACATGATTATTGTTGCCTTGGACTAGGATTGTGCAGTCGCCCGAATTATGGGCTGATTCTGGCTGTCCTACACCAGCGGCAGGCAAGAATATTGTAGCGGCACCAACGGCGATTGTGGTCAATCTTTGCTTAAAACACTTTGGCATTATTACTTTCCACTATTAATGGAAATAGAATTTCCTACTCCACGAATGATATTAACATTGTTGCCATTGTTTATGATGGAATTCGAAGTGCTCTCTCTGTCAATGGGCTCTGGCGGTTGGGCAAACTTTCCGTATAATTCAGAGATCATTTTCAATTGGTTTGCTTTGGAAATGCTTTTGTCATCAGCCAGAGTTTGACATTGTAAATAGAGTATCCTCTCCCACATATAGACTGAACTGGCATTCGGGAATTGCTGGATGACGCTCGTCGCTACCGTTCTGTAGGTATGTTCCGCCGAGCCGCCTACCCCCGCCAATTTTTTGAACAGACCGTCGACGGCAGCGTTGAGTTTCCTTGTCGACGAAATATCCGTATTTTGAGGAGGAGTTGGGCTCAATTCCCTACAGTCTAGAGCGGATACCGAACTGGCCGGCAGCATCATCGTCAGGCTCAATAGAGGGATTAAGCTGCGCATTTGAGCTCCCATCTCTTTGCCGCGCTTCCATGGCAGAGTCATGCAGCCAGAGACATCGGCCGTGAACTACTGAGACGTTTGCTCATCTCTGCTGTCTACGCTTAGATATTTAGACCAGCGTTGATGGTTCGGATCAAGCTTGAAATACCTTCGCTCTCTCGTCGCGATTTTGTCGACGCAACCAACCGTGTGATTGCTTCAGAGGGCGAAGCCTTGACCTTACACTGTTTCCGACACGCCCATTTTGCTCTATCTTTTAAGCTGGATTATAAAATCCAGTAAAATCAATCATTCGTAGTGACAGGCTCAAGATGACAATGCCGGCGGCGGTTTTCCCCAGCGCAGACAGCAAGGCGGACCTTGAGGAAGGGACGAGGTTCACGCCGCGTTTCGACAAGGATGGTCTGATCACCTGTGTGACATTGGACGTGCGTGACGGCCAGATCCTGATGCTCGCCCATATGAATGCCGAATCGCTCCGGCTCACGCTGGAAACGGGAGAGGCCTATTATTGGTCACGCTCACGGCAAAAATTGTGGCGCAAGGGTGAGACCTCTGGTCAGATTCAGAAGGTTAAGGCGATTCACACCGATTGTGACCAGGACGCGCTGCTTCTCAGCGTCGAGCCCGGCGGCGATGGCGGAGCTTGTCATACGGGGCGGAGAAGTTGTTTCTATCGCCGCGTCATCGCGGGTGAGAAAGGAACCGGGCTAGTTTTCGAGGAGGAGACCACAGCCGATGTTTCAGCAAAAGAGCATCCCGCTCACTGACCGGCCTGTATCAGTCCAAGGTGCGACGAAACGGGCATGAAGCCGTTGAAAAATTCGCTTGGACATTGAATTGAAAAAAGTGGGCAAACGTGTCCAGGCTTAAAAATGAGCCGGGAGCGAAATCCCTTACCGACGCCGAATGCATCACATCCGGCGGCGGTCATTGTTAGGCCATCGCGATATATTCGAGAATGGCGTTTTTCTCTTTTTCCATTTCCTCAAGGCGATATTTGACCACGTCGCCAATAGAGACGAGGCCGCACAGGCGCCCATTCAAAAGGACAGGGAGGTGGCGGAAACGACCCCTGTTCATCTTGCTGACAGTCTCGTGAACGGTTTCGTCCTCGCTGACTGTGACGACATGGGACGTCATATGCGTCGAAACGGCATCTTCCAAGGCAATGGGGCCGCGCTGGCCGAGGGCCATAACGATATCGCGTTCTGAAATAATGCCAAGCAGATGGCCATGGGCGTCGGTCACGACCACTGCGCCAATCTTATTCTTCATTAAGATTTCGGTAACTTCAAGCAAGGTACGATGCGGCTGGACGCCGATGACACCTCGTCCCTTGGTCGCGAGAATGCGCGCGACGGTCATTTGCAATCCTCCCATTGTTGCATGAGGCCCGATCATGTTGATCTGATTCGGTGTTCACGCTCTTCGATTTTGAAGTTTCACCAGGCTTGTTTCTGAGTAGAAACAGGTTTGCACCTCGTGCCGCTGGGTTTAAACACCCTATTATGGTCCAGCATGCCCTGATTTTGCTTGGCGTGCAAGCTGTAAACAATGGCCTCTGGCTCACGGCATTCCTTGAAAATAAGACGCAATGGGCGCCCCGCCAGAGGGGCTTAACCAAAACCTTGAAATTTTTTGGCTTCAGCGCTGCTGCGGAATCGTACCGGCGGCGCCAGCGGTGCCGGCCGGGCCGTTATTATTGCCATTGTTGCTATCGTTGCCGTTGCTGCCATCGTTGGCGGGCTGCTTCATCGGCTGCCGTGCAATGATCGGAAAGATCAGAGGGGGCACGGGTTTGACGCCATTATTCACAGGCGTTGCGCGCAAAATCACTTGTTTCGGCAATTCCTGCCTGCCCTGCCCCGCGTCTGCCTTTCGATCATCTCGTCGGTCATCATCCCGTCGCTCCCGCTCGATAATTGTGAAACGCAGCCGATAGGGTCCGTCCAACAGGACCAAGCCACCGGAGCCGGCACCATCGGAAGCGCCCCCCTCGTTCGCAAAAAAAGCCGGATCGAAGGCTGTGGCCCGGCGTAGCAGCCGATCACCTCGCGCATTTTGTTCGATAAACAAGTGCACGTTCTGCAAGCCGTCTCGGCGGCCGATTTGTTGCCCACGCCGCACGAATGACAAGGCATTGGCGCTGGCCGTGAAAGCGAGTGAAGGAGGGTCACCCGCCCCGACCGCTAGCGGGAGGCTTTCCTCCAGGTCCTGGGTGAGGCGTAAAGTGGCAAGCATCCATTGATCCTGCCATTCTGGAGCCCCCTGCCCCTTCCACCAATGAGCAAGAAGATGATCAAGAGCGGGAATCACGGAAGCCATCAGAAAGGCGGCTAAAGCAAGCGCGACCATGGTCTCGACCAGGGTGAAGCCCGCGCATTTCTTATCTGCTGGTCTCGTATCCTCCACGCTTTTCTCCGATATCCTCTTATTCTTGTTCTTGCGATGGGCGGATGAATGCGAGCTTGGCTGTTGCATAATTCAGCACATGACCGGACGGTGTCGTGAGATGGATGCGCGCCTCGACTCTGGCAATGACCGGGGGTGGTCCTTTATCTTCTCCAGGCTTTTGAGCTGCTCCGGGCTGTTGAGCATTATTGGCCGCGGCATTTTGATCCTGGCTCGGCATGGGGGCCGGAGGAAAAGCGGACGGCCGCGTTTGCACCTGAACGGGCCGGGTCTCGATGCGATAATGAAAACCTGCACGGGTTCCAGTCAGGTCGGTGAGTTGGTTCTCGCGCCATTCCATCGCCAAAGTCCGCGCGAGCACTATGCCACGGAGGGTCGTTTCACCAAGATCGGAGGACGCTCTCGCCGAGATGAAACCACGCGTCAGGACGGCCATAAAAATCGCGGCGACGGCGAGCGCGGCCAGGGTTTCGACCAAGGTGAAACCGCGAGAGCCCTGCCTGTTTCCTCCGAACCGGAAGATCTTGGCCATTCCCAGCGATGCTTTGGGAGCTGAGAAAGTATCCGTTCCCGTTTGGTCAGAACCTTCCGGCCCGTCCAAAGGCTGATGGGTGCCGCAGCGTGGCAGGGGCTTTGACAGATCGATCATTGGCGCGCGTCGGCCTCTCCCCGTTGAATATCCACTGCGCCTGTCGTTCCATTGACGCGCAGCCGGACCACGCGTCGCGCTTGTTGGAATTTCAAGATAGCGCCGCAATTCTGCCCGTCGGGCTGGAAGATCAGCGTGAGGGTGGCGCCTTGTGTGTCACAGCCATTGCCGGCCGTCATGTCGATGGCGAGATCGACGGGAAAGGTGACCGTATCGCGAGTCCCGCTGAGTTGACGCCTATTTGGATCGAAACGGGCCGCTGCTGGCCGCCCCGCCTCAATCGCCGCCGATCTTGTATCGCGCAAGGTCGCCGCTGATCGTGCCAGAAGAGCCTCCAGAGGCAAGGTTGAGGTTCTTTGCGCGACCCAGGGCAAGATCAGGGCGAAGAGCAGGCCTGCGATAGCGAGCGCAGCAACAATTTCGAGCAGGACAAAGCCTGCCCGAGCCTCGTGCCGTAGCGTCTCGGCTTTTTCGTCTACCAACTGGTCACGGCTCCAGCGCCAGGCTCAGTGGAACCCTCGCGCCCGCTCGGGCCAAGCGAAACGATATCATAAGGCCGGCCATTAGCGCCGGGAGAACGATAAAGATAGGGATGGTTCCAGGGATCACGCGGGACGCTTGTCCCCTTCAGATAGGGACCGTTCCAATTGCTTTGTCCCGGCGGTGGTGCAGACAGCGCCATCAACCCTTCATTGGTGGACGGAAAGCGGCCGGCATCCAGGAAATAAAGATCGAGCGCGTTCTTGAAACTTTCGATCTGGATATGCGCCGTTTTGACTTTTGCTTCGGAGAGCTGGCCGAGCACGCGCGGTGCGACGAGACCGACGAGAAGGCCGATGATGGCAAGAACGACAAGCATTTCGACGAGGGTGAAACCCGCTTTGGACGCGGATGCCACATCAGCCTGGGCCGGCTCGCGTCGCTTGTCCCATAGTCGAAGAAAATGGAGCGGCCGGATCAAACGAATGTCATTCATGGACAAGGTCCCTTGTTGCGGGTCGAGAAGACTTTTTGGGCAAAGATAATGTCGATCGCTTGACGTTGATCGACCGGCCCTCGATCAAGTGGCCATCTGGTCGATGCCCACGATCGTTGACATGATGGCGGCCATCATGGCGCCGATCATGCCGGCGATGAAGAGGATGGCAGCGGGACCAATGATATCGGTCAAGCGGACGAGGCTCTGTTCCAGTTTCAGCGTATAGAGCGCCCCTGCCTCTGTCGCGACCTTGGCCAGTTCACCTGTCTCCTCGCCGATCCGGAGCATGCGCTGGGCGACTGGCGGGAGAAGATTCACGGCACTGACCGCCTCATGCAAACGTTTGCCTTGCCGGACCGCGTCGCCGATCAGAGCGAAGCGTTGTTTGACCGTGGGGCCGAGACAATTTTCGATCACGCGCAAGCTTTCAGTCATCGGCACGCCCTGCCGAACCAGAATGGCGAGGGTCGAGAAAAAGACGGCGGAGCGCCGCATATCGGCAAGGCCTCGAATGATCGGCAGACGCACGCAAATATTCGCCAGCCAGGTCTTGGCTGATGTGCTGCGTGAAATCAGAAAACCGGCAAAGACGAGAGACGGCAAGCCGATCAACACCCAAGATTCCCATTCAACAAGCCAATGCGACAGACCGAAGACGGTCGCCACGAGGACGCCGGGATCACCCGACCCCTCGGAGACGACACCGTCGAATTGCGGGATGACTTGCAAAAGAAAAAACAGAAGAACCAGAAACGCGGAAATCGTGAGGAAAGCAGGATAACGGAGCGCGGCGGAGACTTTGTCGGAGAGCGCTTGATCGCTGGCGCGCTGCTTGGCGACCGCCGCGAGCATGCCGTCGAGATCGCCGACCGTCTCAGCCACCTCGGCGAGAGCGGCGATCAGGGGACCGAACACTTCCGGACGCTGCCGTAACGCTTGCGAGAAACTTTTTCCTTCGAGGAGAGCACCGCGCAAGCTCGTCACCGCCCGCGCCAGGGGTTTCGGCAAGCCATGGGCGCCAAGATCGAGGGCTTCCACAAGCGGGAGACCGCTGCGCAGCAGAAGCGCCAGTTCGTTGAGGAAAGATGTCACGGCAACGGGCTTGACCGTGCCGGTCAAGGCAATCAGCTGACGTTTCGGGCGGATTTCACGATGGGCGACGAGAACGAGATTACGCCGCTCGAGCTCGCGCATGACGGCGGCGAGATCGGGGAGTTCGCGCTCCTCCTCGATCGATCGGCCATCGAGCGAAAGTGCTTTGTAACGATAAACCGTCACCGTTCGCTCACCTTCTCGAAAAGACCATGGTTTTCGATATATTTTTTTCTACAGCGTGAAAAGGAAATCTCATCTTATTGTCTGAGATTTGTCTGAACCTGGAGTGTCAGAGCCTGGCTCATGGGCGGTCCAGGAAGCCAGCGTAATTCTCCTTTACCCTTATGGCTCTTTTCAGAACAGAAAATCAGGCCAGAACGAAATCAGGATTGCGCGACGACGCGGAAAACTTCGTCGATCGTCGTTTGACCCAGGCGGCAGCGGGCGAGACCGTCGTCCAGCATGGTCTGCATGCCCTGCGTCCGGGCCGTCTGAACGATGATACCCTCATCCGCTCCATTCAAGATCAGCCGCCGAATCTCGTCGGTGATTTCCAGCACCTCGAATAAGGCGCCACGCCCGCGATAGCCGGTATGAGCACAACGCTCGCAACCCACCGCGTGGTGCAGGATGGTACCGATCTCGAAGCCGAAGGCCGTGAGACGGGGGTCCTCCTCGAGATCTTGCTGTGTCACGGCCGCCGGTTTCTTGCAATCGGGACAAAGATTGCGTGCGAGACGCTGGGCCACCACAGTGGTCAAAGTGGACGCGACGAGAAAGGGTTCGATCCCCAGATCGGTGAGGCGATTGAGCGCCGCCGCCGCGCTATTCGTATGCAGGGTACTGAGCACAAGATGGCCGGTCAGAGACGCTTGCATGGCGATGCTGGCGGTTTCGCCATCGCGGATTTCGCCGACCATGATGACATC contains:
- a CDS encoding CBS domain-containing protein: MTVARILATKGRGVIGVQPHRTLLEVTEILMKNKIGAVVVTDAHGHLLGIISERDIVMALGQRGPIALEDAVSTHMTSHVVTVSEDETVHETVSKMNRGRFRHLPVLLNGRLCGLVSIGDVVKYRLEEMEKEKNAILEYIAMA
- a CDS encoding prepilin-type N-terminal cleavage/methylation domain-containing protein, coding for MEDTRPADKKCAGFTLVETMVALALAAFLMASVIPALDHLLAHWWKGQGAPEWQDQWMLATLRLTQDLEESLPLAVGAGDPPSLAFTASANALSFVRRGQQIGRRDGLQNVHLFIEQNARGDRLLRRATAFDPAFFANEGGASDGAGSGGLVLLDGPYRLRFTIIERERRDDDRRDDRKADAGQGRQELPKQVILRATPVNNGVKPVPPLIFPIIARQPMKQPANDGSNGNDSNNGNNNGPAGTAGAAGTIPQQR
- a CDS encoding MipA/OmpV family protein: MAADLTPPKAATPKVTTQEAPESWYVTLGLGPEMVPSFPGSKGFRAVPTAHFGWGKSDPFYAPDDGFDIALLDLGWLRAGPDARLRESRTLGNGNANFYGLHNIDWTFEIGGFTEVWLADFLRTRLELRQGVNGHKGLVGDVMIDYVYRQGPWTFSIGPRMALGNNTFMKAFFSVTPQEAALNGRVYPYNAYGGMTSFGALTSIKYQFNEAWSFNLFGGYQRLMESAAESPIPNRLGSSNQYTVGGIIAYTFDLKQATHAIGLDF
- a CDS encoding iron-sulfur cluster assembly scaffold protein, which gives rise to MLTNLYNQQILDLAGNIPRLGRLEKPDASAKAHSKLCGSTIIVDLKMQDGKVVDFAHDVKACALSQAAASIMARHVIGSTGPELRALRETMRAMLKANGAPPEGRWADFAVLEPVRDFKARHTSTLLTFEAIVDCLNQIDAADAASAAS
- the hisI gene encoding phosphoribosyl-AMP cyclohydrolase, coding for MTMPAAVFPSADSKADLEEGTRFTPRFDKDGLITCVTLDVRDGQILMLAHMNAESLRLTLETGEAYYWSRSRQKLWRKGETSGQIQKVKAIHTDCDQDALLLSVEPGGDGGACHTGRRSCFYRRVIAGEKGTGLVFEEETTADVSAKEHPAH
- the folE gene encoding GTP cyclohydrolase I FolE, which gives rise to MDDVVKSLLQRTTSSLTKPAPARPSREEAEAAVEVLLRWTGDDPSREGLRDTPKRVVKAFEEFFSGYNADASDVLSRVFEEVHGYDNMVLVRDIPFSSHCEHHMVPFFGVAHIGYYPSEAGVIGLSKLARLVDIFAKRLQTQEALTAQIIGAIDEHLQPRGCAIMLEAEHMCMSMRGVQKHGTSTLTTQFTGVFKNDPAEQVRFFGMVRNPKS
- a CDS encoding pilus assembly FimT family protein, with the translated sequence MIDLSKPLPRCGTHQPLDGPEGSDQTGTDTFSAPKASLGMAKIFRFGGNRQGSRGFTLVETLAALAVAAIFMAVLTRGFISARASSDLGETTLRGIVLARTLAMEWRENQLTDLTGTRAGFHYRIETRPVQVQTRPSAFPPAPMPSQDQNAAANNAQQPGAAQKPGEDKGPPPVIARVEARIHLTTPSGHVLNYATAKLAFIRPSQEQE
- the gspG gene encoding type II secretion system major pseudopilin GspG, coding for MNDIRLIRPLHFLRLWDKRREPAQADVASASKAGFTLVEMLVVLAIIGLLVGLVAPRVLGQLSEAKVKTAHIQIESFKNALDLYFLDAGRFPSTNEGLMALSAPPPGQSNWNGPYLKGTSVPRDPWNHPYLYRSPGANGRPYDIVSLGPSGREGSTEPGAGAVTSW
- a CDS encoding type II secretion system F family protein, whose protein sequence is MTVYRYKALSLDGRSIEEERELPDLAAVMRELERRNLVLVAHREIRPKRQLIALTGTVKPVAVTSFLNELALLLRSGLPLVEALDLGAHGLPKPLARAVTSLRGALLEGKSFSQALRQRPEVFGPLIAALAEVAETVGDLDGMLAAVAKQRASDQALSDKVSAALRYPAFLTISAFLVLLFFLLQVIPQFDGVVSEGSGDPGVLVATVFGLSHWLVEWESWVLIGLPSLVFAGFLISRSTSAKTWLANICVRLPIIRGLADMRRSAVFFSTLAILVRQGVPMTESLRVIENCLGPTVKQRFALIGDAVRQGKRLHEAVSAVNLLPPVAQRMLRIGEETGELAKVATEAGALYTLKLEQSLVRLTDIIGPAAILFIAGMIGAMMAAIMSTIVGIDQMAT